In Alligator mississippiensis isolate rAllMis1 chromosome 10, rAllMis1, whole genome shotgun sequence, one DNA window encodes the following:
- the CCDC116 gene encoding coiled-coil domain-containing protein 116, with translation MPPPLPKPKQKKPEKVKEEYPQDQPFASHLQRSVIETAAKHVLCKYNYEKSLSEKLGFISVPVTKVLLEIMFGFKNVKGSNIKISSQINWAEVYQQIQTKCSSKSQKPRAKRSDKKSPPKPAMMRGKAEFSRKTPKKNITSLPDIIELVPLHFPEDLPQSGEDSQQQDSVELFREISSSAKSSIVLDSHRKLSVALFSTEDPSSVEVVKQSSLSQRVSITSGSVRKSSTVLLHTEENSVEHLEQAPSSQRTSTVVGSSRRSSAVLLGTESQNCVELLRQFSSSPRTSIASRSASKSSVVPLDTEGNSVESLRQPSLSERAITGESSPKSSASLPKI, from the exons ATGCCACCTCCACTTCCAAAGCCTAAGCAGAAGAAGCCAGAAAAAGTAAAAGAGGAATATCCACAGGATCAG CCCTTTGCCTCACATTTGCAAAGAAGCGTAATTGAAACTGCTGCCAAACATGTCCTTTGCAAGTATAATTATGAAAAGTCACTTTCAGAGAAACTTGGATTTATATCAGTTCCTGTAACAAAGGTTCTCCTTGAAATAATGTTTGGCTTTAAAAACGTAAAAGGCAGCAACATAAAAATATCATCACAGATTAACTGGGCAGAAGTTTATCAACAAATACAGACAAAATGTTCCTCTAAATCCCAAAAGCCCAGGGCAAAAAGAAGTGACAAAAAGAGCCCTCCAAAACCAGCAATGATGAGGGGCAAGGCAGAATTCAGTAGGAAAACTCCTAAGAAAAATATCACTAGTCTGCCAGACATAATTGAGTTAGTACCTTTACATTTCCCTGAAGATCTACCACAATCTGGAGAAGACTCTCAACAGCAGGATTCTGTTGAACTTTTCAGAGAAATATCATCTTCTGCAAAGTCCAGCATTGTACTTGACAGTCATAGAAAATTATCTGTTGCTTTATTCAGCACTGAAGACCCAAGTTCTGTAGAAGTTGTGAAGCAATCCTCACTTTCTCAACGAGTGAGCATCACCAGTGGGAGCGTTAGAAAGTCCTCAACTGTTTTACTGCACACGGAAGAGAATTCTGTAGAGCACCTAGAGCAAGCCCCGTCCTCCCAGAGGACAAGCACGGTGGTAGGGAGCAGCAGAAGGTCCTCGGCTGTTTTACTGGGCACCGAAAGCCAGAATTGTGTAGAGCTACTAAGGCaattttcttcttctccaaggACAAGCATTGCCAGTAGGAGCGCCAGCAAGTCCTCAGTTGTCCCACTGGACACCGAAGGTAATTCTGTGGAGTCTCTAAGGCAGCCTTCCCTTTCTGAAAGGGCTATCACTGGAGAGAGCAGTCCAAAATCTTCTGCCAGTCTTCCCAAAATTTGA